A part of Cotesia glomerata isolate CgM1 linkage group LG4, MPM_Cglom_v2.3, whole genome shotgun sequence genomic DNA contains:
- the LOC123263566 gene encoding uncharacterized protein LOC123263566 — MSSFLEPDAGSPSMSKTEDNLSNSEGPLIKKNIRNHTSSTDVSGLKRSPSQSASQDPSSFDSEKKRYCLWTLTFILAMIGFSNLLLSITIISVLRVSQGMESLEIIPSENLVKFFGKTDLDRVCVEEGVCQGYGDEPMELTGDDSGVHLNVKNRRHDHSRGNLWVLKNGTTVSQIESFEIKDFRTGDPFFSTDFPNFGLPSGVLKLNVRVAQTHRIVSPINESLSVDSNREVTMHGAESLRLDSKQIVWMADNQVKLKSNDSIVVDAANGVFLDTKKIPIASGVVGSGSESYKICVCMPEGKLFRVLIPPGNVRVNCARVSMSADNPCL; from the exons atgtcgaGCTTCCTGGAGCCGGACGCTGGTTCCCCATCAATGTCCAAAACCGAGGACAATTTGTCAAACAGCGAGGGCccgctgataaaaaaaaatatccgcAATCACACTTCCAG caCTGACGTATCTGGACTGAAGCGATCTCCATCGCAGTCAGCATCGCAGGACCCATCTTCATTTGACAGTGAGAAAAAGCGGTACTGTCTGTGGACCCTGACGTTCATCCTGGCGATGATAGGATTCAGCAATCTTCTCCTGAGTATTACGATAATTTCTGTTTTGAGAGTTTCTCAGGGGATGGAGTCTCTGGAGATAATTCCTAGTGAAAATCTGGTCAAGTTTTTTGGAAAAACGGACCTCGATAGg GTTTGCGTCGAAGAAGGCGTATGCCAAGGCTACGGCGACGAGCCAATGGAGTTAACTGGCGACGACTCAGGAGTCCACTTGAATGTAAAAAATCGGCGACATGACCACTCCCGAGGGAACTTATGGGTCCTTAAAAACGGGACGACAGTGTCTCAAATAGAATCTTttgaaataaaagatttccGAACAGGAGATCCGTTTTTCTCGACGGACTTTCCGAATTTCGGACTGCCGAGTGGTGTATTAAAGTTGAACGTCAGAGTGGCCCAGACCCACCGGATAGTTTCGCCGATAAACGAGTCGCTGAGCGTGGACTCAAACCGCGAGGTGACTATGCACGGAGCTGAGAGCCTTCGGCTCGACAGTAAGCAGATAGTCTGGATGGCGGACAACCAGGTCAAGCTTAAGAGCAACGACTCGATCGTCGTTGACGCGGCCAACGGTGTCTTCCTGGACACTAAAAAAATCCCGATTGCCTCGGGAGTTGTCGGAAGCGGAAGTGAGTCATATAAAATTTGCGTCTGCATGCCGGAAGGAAAACTCTTCAGGGTTCTAATTCCTCCTGGTAATGTTAGGGTGAATTGTGCGAGAGTCAGCATGTCTGCTGACAATCcttgtttgtaa
- the LOC123263554 gene encoding interleukin enhancer-binding factor 2, translated as MVRGRGGMIRGRGGIGRGMGFIRKQFLLRHLFDYTLCEAAFPPVKPMPDESDFTMALLKKNSDMCPTPKEQTAILDLTVKLQSVLDNLIVAPGTFEACQLEEVRKVGSFKKGTMIKGHNVADIVVILKTLPTKTAVEALGNKVYLDLKTVNPKDVFKLTQTERGFDIANNEATVRVLITTLHQNLRKLESDQHIDVKICQGHLAAIRHSRWFEENAHHSSIKILIRLLRDLRSRFEGFEPLSPWMLDLLAHNAIMNNPGRQALPINQAYRRVLQLLSSGLFLPGSAGISDPCESGNIRVHTAMTLEQQDQVCLTAQTLLRVLAHGGYRPLLEGGNKLAVEMSVWPGGVVASPLDKAYEPPTDQEQQEDMEESNEEMMTDTT; from the exons ATGGTTAGAGGAAGAGGAGGAATGATTAGAGGACGTGGAGGAATAGGTCGTGGTATGGGCTTCATAAGAAAGCAATTTTTGTTGAGACATTTGTTTGACTACACACTATGCGAAGCGGCGTTTCCACCGGTTAAGCCCATGCCAGATGAGTCGGACTTTACTATGGCTTTGCTGAAGAAAAATTCTGACATGTGTCCGACTCCCAAGGAGCAAACTGCGATTTTGGATCTTACTGTTAAATTGCAGAGTGTTTtggataatttaattgttgctCCGGGGACTTTTGAAGCTTGT cAATTGGAAGAAGTAAGAAAAGTCGGTAGCTTCAAAAAAGGAACAATGATAAAAGGCCACAATGTCGCAGACATTGTGGTAATCTTAAAAACTCTCCCAACAAAAACAGCCGTAGAAGCTCTTGGCAACAAAGTCTACTTGGATTTAAAGACTGTTAATCCAAAAGACGTGTTCAAGCTAACCCAGACCGAGCGTGGGTTCGACATTGCCAACAACGAAGCAACCGTGAGAGTTTTGATAACAACTCTGCACCAAAATCTCCGGAAGCTGGAGTCTGATCAGCACATTGATGTGAAAATCTGCCAAGGACATTTGGCCGCGATAAGACACTCGCGTTGGTTTGAAGAGAACGCTCACCATTCCAGCATCAAGATCTTGATTCGGTTGTTGAGAGACTTGCGGAGCCGGTTCGAAGGTTTCGAACCTCTTTCTCCTTGGATGCTTGATTTGCTGGCTCATAATGCTATTATGAACAACCCTGGGAGACAAGCTTTGCCGATTAATCAAGCTTACCGACGAGTTCTTCAACTGTTGTCTTCTGGATTATTTTTACCGGGTTCTGCAg gtATTTCGGATCCATGTGAAAGCGGGAACATCCGAGTGCACACCGCAATGACCCTTGAGCAACAAGACCAAGTCTGCTTGACCGCCCAAACCTTGCTGCGCGTCCTAGCTCACGGCGGCTACCGTCCTCTTCTAGAAGGAGGCAACAAGCTCGCGGTTGAAATGAGCGTCTGGCCAGGTGGCGTCGTTGCTAGTCCCTTGGACAAAGCCTACGAGCCTCCAACTGACCAGGAGCAGCAAGAAGACATGGAAGAGAGCAACGAGGAAATGATGACTGACAcaacataa